The following coding sequences lie in one Onychomys torridus chromosome X, mOncTor1.1, whole genome shotgun sequence genomic window:
- the LOC118574120 gene encoding nuclear RNA export factor 2-like: MDDNRVFRGRKKTLSYNRHTFDRKNHHFEHYGVPYSMGPKWRRRKYSDEDQIFLTVWDDDKPEENEVDLDAENGTLGSWFKVTIPNGRKYEKTWLINSMQDLCKVPFIPVDFHYDKHRARFFVQDPTTAYALKDISYKICDERSRKIPIFVSPSVVPYSVRNKFTSEQMDQLKVTMMKRYDASQKALDLQKLRFDQDLMNSDIDMMLNRRSCMVATLQIIQSNIPELLALNLCNNKLYQLDGLSDVVEKAPQVKILNLSKNKLKSVWELEKVKQLNLEELWLEGNPFCNHFMDQSDYISAIRDLFPKLLRLDGKELLISTGMDIEVPQSSKETCTESELIKNLVLRFLKEYYLFYDNGDRLRLIDAYHDEACFSLAVPFNFSDPNLSNLEEYFKHNRDIKKLQDSYMRMRLLKHTKRDIVDSLSLLPKTQHDLGSFWVDVCCHTEMMLCFSVNGLFKEVEGKCQGCVRAFTRIFIATHYSNSRICIMNDELIVRNASPKEIQNAFISLPTANVSPLSEEQQEMVKSFSMQSKMKLNWSQKCLEDNGWDYNKAAETFTILQNEGKIPKDFFE; the protein is encoded by the exons ATGGATGATAACCGTGTttttagaggaagaaagaaaactttgagTTATAACAGACATACATTTGACAGAAAGAACCATCATTTTGAGCATTATGG tgTTCCTTATTCTATGGGACCCaaatggagaagaagaaaatacagtgATGAAGACCAAATCTTTCTAACTGTGTGGGATGATGATAAACCAGAGGAGAATGAAGTAGATCTGGATGCTGAAAATGGAACCCTGGGGAGCTGGTTCAAGGTTACA ATTCCAAACGGAAGGAAGTATGAGAAGACATGGCTAATAAATTCCATGCAGGACCTCTGCAAGGTGCCCTTCATCCCTGTTGAT TTCCACTATGACAAACACCGGGCCCGGTTCTTTGTCCAGGATCCTACCACTGCCTATGCATTGAAGGATATCAGCTACAAGATTTGTGATGAGAGAAGCCGAAAG ATACCTATCTTTGTCAGTCCTTCTGTTGTACCCTATTCTGTGCGGAATAAGTTCACATCAGAACAAATGGACCAGCTAAAG GTGACTATGATGAAACGATATGATGCCTCTCAAAAAGCTCTGGACCTCCAGAAGTTACGCTTTGACCAAG ACTTGATGAACAGTGACATTGACATGATGCTGAATCGAAGAAGCTGCATGGTTGCCACACTGCAGATCATTCAAAGCAATATCCCTGAA ctgttggccttgaacttgtgcaaCAACAAATTGTACCAGCTGGATGGGCTGTCTGATGTGGTAGAGAAGGCCCCCCAAGTTAAGATTCTGAACCTCTCCAAAAATAAA TTGAAATCAGTTTGGGAGTTGGAGAAGGTGAAACAGCTGAATCTGGAAGAGCTGTGGCTAGAGGGAAACCCCTTCTGCAACCACTTCATGGATCAATCTGACTATATAAG TGCCATACGGGACCTATTTCCCAAATTGTTACGCCTG gATGGTAAGGAGCTATTAATATCAACAGGAATGGACATAGAAGTCCCCCAATCAAGCAAG GAAACATGTACAGAATCTGAACTCATAAAAAACCTAGTTCTACGATTTCTGAAGGA ATACTACTTGTTTTATGACAATGGAGATCGACTTCGGCTCATCGATGCTTACCATGACGAGGCCTGCTTCTCCCTGGCCGTTCCTTTCAACTTCAGTGACCCAAACCT GAGCAACCTGGAAGAGTACTTCAAACATAACAGAGATATAAAGAAGCTGCAAGACTCAT ACATGCGAATGAGGTTGCTGAAGCACACAAAACGTGACATTGTGGACTCTCTTAGTTTGTTGCCCAAAACTCAGCATGACTTGGGCTCTTTCTGGGTGGACGTGTGTTGCCACACG GAGATGATGCTCTGTTTTTCTGTCAATGGGTTGTTCAAGGAAG TGGAAGGAAAATGTCAAGGCTGTGTTCGTGCGTTCACGAGGATCTTCATTGCTACCCATTACAGCAATTCAAG AATATGCATCATGAATGATGAGCTGATTGTGAGGAATGCCAGCCCCAAAGAGATCCAGAATGCCTTTATCTCATTGCCCACAGCCAATGTTTCTCCCCTCTCTGAAGAGCAACAAGAAATGGTGAAATCTTTCTCCATGCAGTCTAAGATGAAACTTAATTGGTCTCAGAA